The genomic interval GCCCTGCTTTGATGACTGCCTGGAAGGCAACACGGTAAACGCGCGAACGGGCACCATAGTAACCTTTCGCTTGTTTCAATACTTTCTTGTGACGTGCACGAGCAACCACACCACGTTTTACGCGAGCCATATGCTCTCTCCTAAAATCTTATTCTGAATGAAAAGGTTACTTATGCGTAAGGCAGACATGCTGCAACCAAACCCAGATCTCCTTTGGAAACCATGGCTTTCGGGCGCAGATGACGTTTACGTTTAGTCGCTTTTTTGGTCAGAATATGACGCAGGTTAGCATGCTTACGCTTGAAACCACCGCCGGCGGTTTTTTTGAAGCGTTTAGCGGCGCCACGTACTGTTTTAATCTTCGGCATTATTATTTCCACTTCGCATTGTTAATAAAACGAATCAGATAAGGCGAACAAAAACCGCGCCGAACAAGCAGCGCGGTTTGTTACTTGAGAGCCTTACTGTTTCTTCTTCGGTGCCAGCACCATAATCATCTGACGGCCTTCAATCTTCGTTGGGAAGGATTCAACAACCGCCAGTTCAATCAGATCGTCACGAACGCGATTAAGCATTTCGATACCAATCTGTTGGTGCGCCATTTCACGTCCGCGGAAACGGAGCGTGATCTTAGCTTTGTCACCGTCTTCCAGAAAGCGAACCAGGTTGCGTAGTTTGACCTGATAGTCGCCATCATCGGTACCAGGCCGGAATTTGATTTCCTTGACCTGAATAACTTTTTGCTTCTTCTTCTGTTCTTTAGTGGCCTTACTCTTCTCATAGAGGAATTTGCCGTAATCCATGATTCGACAAACTGGCGGTTCGGCGTTCGGGCTGATTTCAACTAAATCGACCCCAGCTTCCTCAGCTCTCTCTAACGCTTCATTCAGGCTGACAATACCGATTTGTTCGCCATCAACGCCTGTCAGGCGTACCTCTTGAGCGCGAATCTCTCTGT from Musicola paradisiaca NCPPB 2511 carries:
- the infC gene encoding translation initiation factor IF-3, coding for MKGGKRVQPARPNRINREIRAQEVRLTGVDGEQIGIVSLNEALERAEEAGVDLVEISPNAEPPVCRIMDYGKFLYEKSKATKEQKKKQKVIQVKEIKFRPGTDDGDYQVKLRNLVRFLEDGDKAKITLRFRGREMAHQQIGIEMLNRVRDDLIELAVVESFPTKIEGRQMIMVLAPKKKQ
- the rpmI gene encoding 50S ribosomal protein L35; amino-acid sequence: MPKIKTVRGAAKRFKKTAGGGFKRKHANLRHILTKKATKRKRHLRPKAMVSKGDLGLVAACLPYA